The Doryrhamphus excisus isolate RoL2022-K1 chromosome 1, RoL_Dexc_1.0, whole genome shotgun sequence genome includes a window with the following:
- the tmem121ab gene encoding transmembrane protein 121Ab, which yields MVLPPPDKRHVCLTTIVIMTSMAFMDAYLVEQNQGPRKIGVCIIVLVGDVCFLIVLRYVAVWVGAEVRTARRGYAMILWFLYIFVLEIKLYFVFQNCKADRKSLETVARKALTLLLSVCVPGLYLVLVALDSMEYVRTFRKKEDMRSRLFWVALDLLDLLDIQANLWEPQRTGLPIWAEGLMFFYCYILLLILPCVSLSEISMQGEHMTPQKMMLYPILSLVTINMVTILIRGVNMVLFQDSRVSTIFVGKNVVAIATKASTFLEYRKQVKEFPHPQNAMAMEMQQNSVSHTQTLPNATTLPHEPTLAQDVIDT from the coding sequence ATGGTGTTGCCGCCCCCCGACAAACGCCACGTGTGCTTAACCACTATTGTCATCATGACCAGCATGGCCTTCATGGACGCCTACCTGGTGGAGCAGAACCAGGGGCCCAGGAAGATCGGCGTGTGTATCATCGTGCTGGTCGGCGATGTGTGCTTCCTCATCGTGCTGCGATACGTAGCCGTGTGGGTCGGAGCCGAGGTGCGCACGGCCAGGCGAGGATACGCCATGATCCTCTGGTTCCTGTACATCTTTGTGCTGGAGATCAAGCTCTACTTTGTTTTCCAGAATTGCAAAGCCGACAGGAAGAGTCTGGAGACGGTGGCACGGAAAGCATTGACGTTACTTTTATCGGTGTGCGTTCCCGGTTTGTATTTGGTTCTTGTGGCTCTTGATAGCATGGAATATGTGAGAACTTTCCGCAAGAAGGAAGACATGCGGAGCCGTCTCTTCTGGGTGGCGCTGGACTTGCTTGATCTTCTGGACATTCAAGCCAACCTGTGGGAGCCCCAACGCACAGGCCTGCCCATCTGGGCAGAAGGTCTGATGTTCTTCTACTGCTACATCTTGCTGCTCATCCTGCCCTGCGTGTCACTCAGCGAGATCAGCATGCAGGGCGAGCACATGACCCCTCAGAAGATGATGCTCTACCCGATTCTCAGCTTGGTCACCATCAACATGGTCACCATCCTCATAAGAGGCGTCAACATGGTGCTCTTTCAGGACAGCCGGGTTTCAACCATCTTTGTCGGCAAGAACGTGGTCGCCATCGCCACTAAAGCATCCACCTTTCTGGAGTACCGCAAGCAGGTGAAGGAGTTCCCTCACCCTCAAAACGCCATGGCGATGGAGATGCAGCAGAACTCTGTCAGCCACACGCAGACTCTGCCCAACGCCACCACTTTGCCGCATGAACCTACACTGGCGCAGGACGTCATTGACACATGA